In Ailuropoda melanoleuca isolate Jingjing chromosome 4, ASM200744v2, whole genome shotgun sequence, the following proteins share a genomic window:
- the TRAIP gene encoding E3 ubiquitin-protein ligase TRAIP isoform X1: MPIRALCTICSDFFDHSRDVAAIHCGHTFHLQCLIQWFETAPSRTCPQCRIQVGRRTIINKLFFDLAQEEESVLDAEFLKNELDNTRAQLSQKEKEKRDSQAIIDTLRDTLEERNATVESLQKALDNAEMLCSTLKKQMKYLEQQQDESKQAQEEARRLRSKMKTMERIELLLQSQRPEVEEMIRDMGVGQSAVEQLAVYCVSLKKCVLWPLWPCPGAKPQHPLCCPSLLKQIRQEYENLKEARKASGELADRLKKDLFSSKSKLQTVYTELDQTKLELKSAQKDLQSADKEIVSLKKKLTMLQETLNLPPVDSETVNRLVLESPAPVEMLSLKLRRPAFGEDIDLNATFDVDTPPSQPSSIHHSRAKKFSQEIAHSPVQDIPKKMPKGPKQESQLSLGGQRCVGEPDEELASAFPVFIRNAVLGQKQPKRAKAEPCRSTDAVRTGFDGLGGRTKFIQPTDTTMIRPLPVKPKPKTKQRAGMRRALPASQAKLDTFLW; this comes from the exons CCTAATTCAGTGGTTTGAGACAGCACCAAGTCGGACCTGCCCACAGTGCCGAATCCAG GTTGGCAGAAGAACCATTATCAATAAGCTCTTCTTTGACCTTGCCCAAGAGGAGGAGAGTGTCTTAGATGCAGAATTCTTAAAG AATGAACTGGATAATACCAGAGCCCAGCTTTCCCAGAAAG agaaggagaaaagggacagCCAGGCCATCATTGACACCCTGCGGGACACACTGGAAGAGCGCAACGCCACCGTGGAATCTCTGCAGAAGGCCTTAGACAATGCCGAAATGCTATGCTCCACGCTCAAG AAGCAGATGAAGTACTTGGAGCAGCAGCAGGACGAGAGCAAACAAGCCCAGGAGGAGGCGCGCCGACTCAGGAGCAAGATGAAAACCATGGAACG GATTGAGCTCCTACTCCAGAGCCAGCGGCCCGAGGTGGAGGAGATGATCCGAGACATGGGTGTGGGACAGTCAGCGGTGGAGCAGCTGGCTGTGTACTGCGTGTCCCTCAAGAAGTGTGTACTCTGGCCCCTCTGGCCCTGTCCAGGAGCTAAGCCACAGCACCCTCTCTGCTGCCCATCTCTTCTAAAGCAGATCAGGCA AGAGTATGAGAATCTAAAAGAGGCACGGAAGGCCTCAGGGGAGCTGGCGGACAGACTGAAGAAGGACTTGTTTTCTTCCAAAAGCAAG TTGCAGACAGTCTACACTGAACTAGACCAGACCAAGTTGGAGCTGAAGTCGGCTCAGAAGGATTTACAGAGTGCTGACAAGGAAATCGTG AGCCTGAAAAAAAAGCTAACGATGCTGCAGGAAACCCTGAACCTGCCACCAGTGGACAGTGAGACGGTCAACCGCCTGGTTTTAGAGAG CCCAGCCCCCGTGGAGATGCTGAGCCTGAAGCTTCGCCGACCAGCCTTCGGTGAGGACATTGACCTCAATGCCACCTTTGATGTCGACACCCCTCCGTCCCAGCCCTCCAGCATCCATCACAGCCGTGCCAAGAAGTTCTCCCAAGAGATAGCACA CTCTCCCGTTCAGGACATCCCCAAGAAGATGCCCAAAGGCCCCAAGCAG GAGTCCCAGCTCTCACTGGGCGGCCAGCGCTGTGTAGGAGAGCCAGATGAGGAGCTGGCTAGTGCCTTTCCTGTCTTCATCCGGAATGCTGTCCTAGGCCAGAAACAGCCCAAGAGGGCCAAGGCAGAACCCTGTCGCAGCACAGATGCA GTAAGGACAGGCTTCGATGGACTTGGAGGTCGGACAAAATTCATCCAACCT ACTGACACGACTATGATCCGCCCACTGCCTGTGAAACCCAAGCCCAAGACTAAGCAGAGAGCGGGGATGAGGAGAGcgctccctgcctcccaggccaaGCTGGACACCTTCCTGTGGTAG
- the TRAIP gene encoding E3 ubiquitin-protein ligase TRAIP isoform X2, producing the protein MPIRALCTICSDFFDHSRDVAAIHCGHTFHLQCLIQWFETAPSRTCPQCRIQVGRRTIINKLFFDLAQEEESVLDAEFLKNELDNTRAQLSQKEKEKRDSQAIIDTLRDTLEERNATVESLQKALDNAEMLCSTLKKQMKYLEQQQDESKQAQEEARRLRSKMKTMERIELLLQSQRPEVEEMIRDMGVGQSAVEQLAVYCVSLKKEYENLKEARKASGELADRLKKDLFSSKSKLQTVYTELDQTKLELKSAQKDLQSADKEIVSLKKKLTMLQETLNLPPVDSETVNRLVLESPAPVEMLSLKLRRPAFGEDIDLNATFDVDTPPSQPSSIHHSRAKKFSQEIAHSPVQDIPKKMPKGPKQESQLSLGGQRCVGEPDEELASAFPVFIRNAVLGQKQPKRAKAEPCRSTDAVRTGFDGLGGRTKFIQPTDTTMIRPLPVKPKPKTKQRAGMRRALPASQAKLDTFLW; encoded by the exons CCTAATTCAGTGGTTTGAGACAGCACCAAGTCGGACCTGCCCACAGTGCCGAATCCAG GTTGGCAGAAGAACCATTATCAATAAGCTCTTCTTTGACCTTGCCCAAGAGGAGGAGAGTGTCTTAGATGCAGAATTCTTAAAG AATGAACTGGATAATACCAGAGCCCAGCTTTCCCAGAAAG agaaggagaaaagggacagCCAGGCCATCATTGACACCCTGCGGGACACACTGGAAGAGCGCAACGCCACCGTGGAATCTCTGCAGAAGGCCTTAGACAATGCCGAAATGCTATGCTCCACGCTCAAG AAGCAGATGAAGTACTTGGAGCAGCAGCAGGACGAGAGCAAACAAGCCCAGGAGGAGGCGCGCCGACTCAGGAGCAAGATGAAAACCATGGAACG GATTGAGCTCCTACTCCAGAGCCAGCGGCCCGAGGTGGAGGAGATGATCCGAGACATGGGTGTGGGACAGTCAGCGGTGGAGCAGCTGGCTGTGTACTGCGTGTCCCTCAAGAA AGAGTATGAGAATCTAAAAGAGGCACGGAAGGCCTCAGGGGAGCTGGCGGACAGACTGAAGAAGGACTTGTTTTCTTCCAAAAGCAAG TTGCAGACAGTCTACACTGAACTAGACCAGACCAAGTTGGAGCTGAAGTCGGCTCAGAAGGATTTACAGAGTGCTGACAAGGAAATCGTG AGCCTGAAAAAAAAGCTAACGATGCTGCAGGAAACCCTGAACCTGCCACCAGTGGACAGTGAGACGGTCAACCGCCTGGTTTTAGAGAG CCCAGCCCCCGTGGAGATGCTGAGCCTGAAGCTTCGCCGACCAGCCTTCGGTGAGGACATTGACCTCAATGCCACCTTTGATGTCGACACCCCTCCGTCCCAGCCCTCCAGCATCCATCACAGCCGTGCCAAGAAGTTCTCCCAAGAGATAGCACA CTCTCCCGTTCAGGACATCCCCAAGAAGATGCCCAAAGGCCCCAAGCAG GAGTCCCAGCTCTCACTGGGCGGCCAGCGCTGTGTAGGAGAGCCAGATGAGGAGCTGGCTAGTGCCTTTCCTGTCTTCATCCGGAATGCTGTCCTAGGCCAGAAACAGCCCAAGAGGGCCAAGGCAGAACCCTGTCGCAGCACAGATGCA GTAAGGACAGGCTTCGATGGACTTGGAGGTCGGACAAAATTCATCCAACCT ACTGACACGACTATGATCCGCCCACTGCCTGTGAAACCCAAGCCCAAGACTAAGCAGAGAGCGGGGATGAGGAGAGcgctccctgcctcccaggccaaGCTGGACACCTTCCTGTGGTAG